AGTGAGCACAGCGTAGGGGTCCTTTGCCTTTACAACTCCGGATGCAAGCAGTACACCGTCTGCACCAAGATCCATTGCCGTTTTAATACAGTTTCCGGAATGAATGCCCGCACCTGCAAGGACTTTTGTACTGCCGCTGACATTCTTTACAGCCCGGACAGAATTTTCAATTATTCCAGGGTCTGCTGATGAGACAGATACGCCCGAACCTATAAGCTCAGGAGGTTCGATTGCAATGAATTCCGGAGAGAATGCTGCTGCCGCAGCACTTGTGAATACATCATTGGTGCAGACAATTGTCTCAAGATGCACAGACTTTGCAATCTCCACTGCAAGAGAGATGTCTGCAAGTGTGAGACGCTTCTCAGAATGGTTGATAAGCGTCCCGCAGGCGCCGGCCGAGACCACAGCATCAGCAAGAATATGTCCGGTACCCGCGCCCGGTTTTACAGGGTCTATATGCTGTGCATATACAGGCAGGGAATAGTGCATTGACATTGGATG
The sequence above is a segment of the Methanoplanus limicola DSM 2279 genome. Coding sequences within it:
- the tpiA gene encoding triose-phosphate isomerase, whose amino-acid sequence is MAKRFPEIIINFKIYTEGFGKAGHRIAEAAETVMNETGVIIGIAPGYMDLHPMSMHYSLPVYAQHIDPVKPGAGTGHILADAVVSAGACGTLINHSEKRLTLADISLAVEIAKSVHLETIVCTNDVFTSAAAAAFSPEFIAIEPPELIGSGVSVSSADPGIIENSVRAVKNVSGSTKVLAGAGIHSGNCIKTAMDLGADGVLLASGVVKAKDPYAVLTDLAGGVI